The DNA segment GCGTGAAGAGTTTATCGTCGAGCACCGCCCCGTTCACCAGGATGGCTTTGTTGAGCACCTGCACGGTATCGCCAGGCCCCCCCACGATCCGTTTGATGAAATCCTTTTCCTCATCTTCGGGGAACCGGAACACGATGACGTCGCCCCGTTGCGGCTTGCCGAACTCGATAAGCGCCTGCGAGGCGTAGCAATTGACGGGAGGCAAGGCCACTTGGAACTTGCACTGGCTGGGCCATTGAATGCCGTAAGACAGCTTGCTGACCAAAATATGATCCCCGATCAACAAGGTGGGGATCATCGAGCCGGAAGGAATCTTAAAGGCCTGCACGATGAACACCCGGATCGCAAAGGCCAGGAGCATCGCCACGACAATGGCTTCCGCATATTCACGAAAGATCGATTTCCTGCCAGGCTGCGAGGTCGACGGCTCATCGAGGACGACCGTCGCCCCCGCGGCATCCGTGCACCC comes from the Nitrospirota bacterium genome and includes:
- the lepB gene encoding signal peptidase I gives rise to the protein MFREYAEAIVVAMLLAFAIRVFIVQAFKIPSGSMIPTLLIGDHILVSKLSYGIQWPSQCKFQVALPPVNCYASQALIEFGKPQRGDVIVFRFPEDEEKDFIKRIVGGPGDTVQVLNKAILVNGAVLDDKLFTQRIDPGIIDGAINPRDNFGPVTVPEGAYFVMGDNRDQSLDSRFWGYVREEKIRGKAFRIYWSWSGQGQWTEWVRWDRFGKAIQ